CCATGTCGTGGTAAACATTTGGTTGAAGTAACCGTATTCGTTTTCCCCCTCGAATGGCTCAATCCCTACAGGCCAAGCTATCCTTTTCTTGCCAATATAGGCTCCCTGGGAGATTATACTAGCATTTTAAGTGCTTATAAAGACGGTGTTCTCTAACTAAACCGGTCAGAAATACCAATTTTAGCAGCGTAACATCCGAAAATTACGAAGCTATGCATCCTCATTTTCCGAGCGATTCTGACAGCGAACAGCATGCTAGAATGCCATTTTATCGGCACAAGTCGATCCATAGGCATTTTGGTGGAGGTCAAGGTGTGCTATTATTATTTGCTTTCCAGGAAATTATTCAGCATTAGTGCCTTTTATCATAGCTTCTATGAGTCAATGTGGTTATGGATTTCATTGTTGGAGCTGCGCAGTTGCGGATATTCTGCTGTGGAAGAACAGGAACTTATCTGCGGGGATCCTTGCTGGGGCAACATTGATGTGGTTCCTGTTCAATGTGGTAGAATACAATATAATTCCGCTCCTTTGCCAGATTGCCATGCTTGCCATGCTTGTGATCTTCATTTGGTCAAATGCCGCACAACTGTTGGACAGGTATTAGCTTTATTTCCTGGAGAGATGGTAGAAAACTCAGCTTAGATAAATGGTATTTCGCATATAACCTTGGTATTAGGTAGTAAAACTCAAACTGTTTCTGAATTGCAGGGCCCCTCCAAGTATCCCAGAAACCATTATCTCTGAACATGCCTTTAGAGAAATGGCATTGACCGTACATTACAAAGTAGCATACTCTGCATCTGTTCTTTACGACATTGCGTGTGGAAAGGATCTGAAGAGATTTCTCTTGGTAAATAATAATCTGCTCCTTTGCTAGTTGCTACCTTAATAAGAGgtgaaaaaaacatgtaacaGTTCCAGTGCCAACATCATCCAAGGATTGTGCAAATTTATTTAGAGCGGTAAAATTGACCAAAGTAGACAAACCAGAATATTGAATTGTGTGTTAGCCAATAATCCTCATAATGCTAATTTATTATTGATGCtcatacatcttagtactggACTAACAATCAGCTGTTTCTGATATTAAGGTGGTTGGATCACTATTGGTATTGTCAGCGATTGGAAGTTCTTGCCGCTTCACGAGTCTACTATATATTGGTATTTATCCcagataaatattaaattttagtagaaCAATCACGCAGACGGATTTGAGGATGTAGTATTTATTGAATCCGATAAGATCATATAAAAACATACTTTCACAATGACAAGTTTGTATTTCTTACCTCCACAGGATTCTTGTGTGCCCACACTTTGCCAGTCTTGTACCAAAGATATAAGACAGAAGTGGACCATCTAGTTGCAAAGGGTAGTGAAGACATCAAGAAGTTCTACTACAAGGTTGACTCCAATCTGCTCAACAAAATACCAAGAGGCCCTGTGAAGACAAAAGTTAAATGAAATGTACACCATGAGGCTATCagaacatataaataattctTCTGAAAGGGAATGAACATACACTGGAATGGATTTCAAGGAGAATTTGATATAAGTAGCAAAGTGTCACGGCCTGAGAACCCACCTTGACCCATGACAGGATTTGCGCAAACCCGGTCTCAGATAAGCAAAGCAGACGAGACTTTTGAGAGTTCAAACCTGGACGCTAGTGTCCAAATGTACCTATCAGGGCATATGTATACTTTCATCAGCTAAAAGATCAATATGAAATGAACTGATGCTTGAATCGACAAAGACTATCAGTACTCAGGTCACTATCAAAAATTCAACGTTGCCCGCCCTTTTTTCAACTAATAATGTGACAATGTGGCATCTGTACAGGTACACCGTACACACGAAAAGCACCCAAAGACATAACAGTATAAAGGACAGCTGGTACTAATTGCCTAATTGTCCCAAAAAAGAGGAAGATAAACAAGGAATTAGGTATTTTACATCTCCAACCACTGTATTTAAACAAGGAATTAGGTATTTTACATCTCCAACCACTGTATTTTtactaagataaaaaattttgttatttgcATGACCAAAACCTATGGCATCAAACACTGCCATGATGGTTTGCAAAGTTTCACTTAATAATTTGAACCTCCAATATTTATATCCAATCGTCTACAGAAGAAGAACCACGTGTTTGATACATCAAGGCCCTTGTCTTTTTCTTATATCAGTAGATGAAATATCCATGCGAAATTTCTCCTCTGGTATCGAGATAAACATGTCCCTCAACTCTCCTGGAATGTCCAAATCTTCAAGAAccttcaaaataaattaatgcaGGATTAGAACATTTTCTACAATGGGTATAGAAGATGAATGCTACAGTGAAAGCGTACCTTGAAAACTCCTTCAATATTTCGACCACCAACAAGAAATGTTGTACCTGTGCTTTTACATTCGAGAAGAATCTCCAGCATTCTATTGTAATCACCTCCATAATACTTAGGCTGCAACAAGTAAACTTCATTCAGTATGAGCAACAGAACACCCAGACGTAAGCTGTCAAACTTTGTCTTTCAGAATTCAGCAATTGGCTGGAAATATCATGTTTGGTTCCATCCAACTTCTTACATTAACAAGCCTAGCTGCAGTGTCTGCACCAATTACAAAAGCACTGCCTGGAAATAGCTCTGCTTTCTTGTAAAAGTATGGTTGGTTAGATATTATCACATTCTTCCCTGCATCAGAAAGAATAACCATTGATCAGTTGGCATTTCCTATCTAACGGAAAGGTACATTCTAATCTTATGCATGAAGCCCTCCAAACACAAAATATGTGAGTGATTATTGGTTAACTGAAGATACAAGTTCAGTAACTAGAAAAGGAGTTGTCCAGGTTGTTGCCTgttaattattatttcatACAATTGATTATAAAAACAAACTGAATAAGAAACATCAATTGCAAATCTAAAAGACATCCCATCACTCATTGTTAACCGTCTAACTAGCACCTTGAGACTTTCATTCATGGCAGTGTGTCATACCTACTTTTCTAAATTGATCAACCCGACGCTTGATTTCTGCGATAGATAGTGGAGGTTTGTCGGCATTTATTGCTGATATCTCAAAGCACGGAAGACCATCATCACACATGCTACAAGAAAGATTTTTGTGGAAGAAATATCAGTTCGTACTATTTTTGTGGTCAGAACAAGCAAACTAAAAGCTTTAAATGGCATATTGCATGCTTCTTATGCACATGCAGCTCATGGAACTAATGTCAAACTTGTAGTTTTAAAATCACTGAACTGTGAAAATGGATAGGGGCATTCAAGTCCTTGATACAGTAAAGTGTCTTTCTGTGATTTATAATTTCCAACTTAACAGAGTACATCTTTCCATTAAAGTATTTCTTTgttaatttctattttttcttctcttgctagtttttaacatgaaaaatatccaGTTGTGAAAATGCTATGATCTATTATCTTCATTGTTTTCCCAGGATAAAATCACACCTTGATGCAACTTCTAACAGTCTTAGATGTCCATCATGCAAGGGATTGAATGAACCAGGTAGGATTATTTTCCTACTGAAGTTCTTTTCCATTGAATCTGCAAGGAAAaagtattatattatgatttaaggTTAGAAAAACGCAGGACGATTTAAGCTAAGAGATATTATGACTTAAgagtgaaaacaaaatattcaagTGTGCACATTAAAAATTTCGAGTAACAAAGTATACCAGAAAAGTGGTACACTTTCATGCAGACTTGTCCATCAATAACTTGTTGGAGCTCTTGGTCTTCATCAAATTGTTCCGTGCTTTCTTTTGGAAATTCAGGTTCCTGAAGATCTGACTGAATGGTTGCAGGAACTCTGCAGGCGTCTGCAATTGCCTGTGACATAGTATATATTCTTATAACGGAGAACTAACTGGAAGAATATCAATTAGCAAAAAAGGATGGCCTATCCTGACAGGATTGGTTTTGATTATATAGCTGAATCATGACCAAGTGATTGTGTGTGGTCAATTGTACTAGTTGATCATGAGGTCCAACTCAAGTGCATGTTGCCAGTgatgacatatatatgtgtgtggtAATGTGAGTACACCTAGATATGCATAACATACCTTGAGCAGAAAGTAGCTTGAAACcttatcttcttcctctctgcTCCGTAAACCCTGGGGAGAAAGACCATGTTAATGTGATACAGCATAGCTAAGTAAATAATGGACTAGGGCTGGTAtgtttatttctatatattgttGCACTTTCCAAAAGGTTAATGTGCATACAGCAAAATGTGATAGTGTATGAAATAGCCTAGCAAAGCACACAATAATAATGTTGACCAACTCAGTACATTTTTTGCACTCTATTGAAAGAAATTCTATGTTAAGATTAAAAACAAAGCAgagtaaaaacaattttacctTTGACAATGTAACATGCGATGTTCTGAGGCAATTTTGTGTTCGTGCTGACACATAGAACCTATTGAAAATTGCTAACAAATATTATACAGAGCATTATAAAGAATTAGGCATATTAAACACATCTCTGAAAAAATCTGATAATATTGTCATATAAAATGTCTTAAAGCCTCTGTGCCTGGCTTTAACATTTTAaagcaattaattttatttcagcAAGTAGTTCATATGAATAACATGTTAGCTTCTGCATGATCATATATCATGCTATGTTGCTATTGATGTGCATGTCATGTCTCACTAACTTAATCTGGTAATTTCAGGGTAGGTAATGTTAGTATGTCAGTACCGAGAAGTACGATTATGCAAGAAATCTGAATTAAGTTCAGATACTTGTAtgtgaaaatttgaaaagttCCCCTTCCCCAGTTACCCTTGTTTGAAAAGGTTTGAAGGGCGAATAAGCTAGTTATACCTATGCTCACCATGTTTTGGACGTGAGCTAGCCAGTGATCCAGTAAAGCCAACACCCATTACTTGTAGACCTGGGCATATTTACGCTGGTTTACTTTCAATGACATGATGGATCAGATGGTTCTGAGAGGGAACTGCAAACACCCGTGTAGAATGACCCACATACCTGGTCCAGAAAGCTTGAGGGCGCGGTTGTACGCGGCCAGTGCCATGTCCTCTGCGGCCTGCTTGCTGGTGAACTGCAAGGGCATCTGAACATCGAAGCATTGTCAACATTCGGTACAACAGTCTGCAAGAGCCATACCAAGCTGCTACCCTGCTACACAACGATCCGGCGAATTGGCTGGCACTCGACGCGTGTTCGCGAGATGGTTCCAAAAAAAAGTGCGGATTCGGGATTATACTCGGAGCCAGCGAATTTGGGAGCTAGCGCGGTTACCTTGCCGAGCAGCTGAGCCATGGAGGCCCTGGAGTAGGGCACGACGACCTCGAGGACGGTTCCTGACGCGCCGGGCACGGACAGGAGCCAGCCGAGCGCCTGTGGCGAATGCGCGTTGCTTAGTCCAGACGTCAAACAGGATATCGGATCTGCCGGCTATGAAAGCAAATCGCGGCACGCACACGCGGCAGCGGGGGGCAGCgggggaggaaggggaggggggcTACCTgggaggcgccgccggcgaggtagATGACGGCCTGGGCGCGAGAGGAGTGGATGGCCTCTACCACCGGGCGGACCCAACTCTCCATCGCGCCGGTTCCGCCGGGGGCCACACAGGAGCGGAGCCGCGAGAAGCTACCAGACGACGGAGGAATTTGTCCAGTTCCCGCTAGCTACGCCTCTGGTGGCTCGGGCATGGTGATGGTCTGATGGAGGGAAGCCACGTCTTGAACGACCCAAAGGTTTGTTGAACTGTTCGGTAACGTGTCGGATCAACCTTAcaatcctatatttttaatattataaactatTATCTTCTCGTGTCAAACATATCTTGTCTCTAGTCTCTAAAttgatttgttatattttttttcactgatgAGAACAACCAACGCAACGCACAAATCAAATCGCAAATATGATTCCTTTGGATAGATGGaaatgtaaaaaaagaaaaataggaatTCGGAAAACTTGGCCACTAACGAGAAGAAGATGATTtcttaatgatttttttgactGTGAGTTTAACAATAACTTCGTGTTCTCTCCTACACGGATGCTTATGCACACTCAGCTTGTGTCTACTCTCCCTTGTGTACTCCTTGTTCTGCCTGAGGCACACTCGCTTTTGCTTCTTTGATTGGACCAATATGATGTCGAGCTTAGCTGATAATAAGCATGTTCAAACAAGTTCTAGCATGGTTGTCCTGACCCGGCCTGACCCCAAAAAAGCCCAAGCCTGCCCCAGTTTGATCGTGCACTAGGTTGAGCATTGGCCTAGCTATTGAAGCCCAAAAGCATAACAACCACAAAAAAGCTTGGGTGGCCCGAGAAAGCCCACGGGTTGGGCCGAGTCCGAGCTTTTATTTGAATTATCGGGCTCAAACCTGGGTTTTTTACTCGTTTTTTTCCCAAGCTTGCCCTGGTGTTTGAACAGGCCTAGACATAATAATGATATAATGGGTTGGATTTAGTTTGGGTTGGTGAGAACATGTTCTTTGCTTGGTAATGGAACAAGATCAAAATGACATAATGGGTTGGATTTAGTTTTGGTTGATGGGAATGGGTTTTATTCTATTTGCGAGTGGGTAGGATGTGTTGGGAATGGGGAAGATAATTTCAGATTGAAATGGGTTCAATCC
This is a stretch of genomic DNA from Oryza brachyantha chromosome 1, ObraRS2, whole genome shotgun sequence. It encodes these proteins:
- the LOC102716543 gene encoding uncharacterized protein LOC102716543 isoform X1 — protein: MESWVRPVVEAIHSSRAQAVIYLAGGASQALGWLLSVPGASGTVLEVVVPYSRASMAQLLGKMPLQFTSKQAAEDMALAAYNRALKLSGPGLQVMGVGFTGSLASSRPKHGEHRFYVSARTQNCLRTSHVTLSKGLRSREEEDKVSSYFLLKAIADACRVPATIQSDLQEPEFPKESTEQFDEDQELQQVIDGQVCMKVYHFSDSMEKNFSRKIILPGSFNPLHDGHLRLLEVASSMCDDGLPCFEISAINADKPPLSIAEIKRRVDQFRKVGKNVIISNQPYFYKKAELFPGSAFVIGADTAARLVNPKYYGGDYNRMLEILLECKSTGTTFLVGGRNIEGVFKVLEDLDIPGELRDMFISIPEEKFRMDISSTDIRKRQGP
- the LOC102716823 gene encoding reticulon-like protein B9; amino-acid sequence: MHPHFPSDSDSEQHARMPFYRHKSIHRHFGGGQVADILLWKNRNLSAGILAGATLMWFLFNVVEYNIIPLLCQIAMLAMLVIFIWSNAAQLLDRAPPSIPETIISEHAFREMALTVHYKVAYSASVLYDIACGKDLKRFLLVVGSLLVLSAIGSSCRFTSLLYIGFLCAHTLPVLYQRYKTEVDHLVAKGSEDIKKFYYKVDSNLLNKIPRGPVKTKVK
- the LOC102716543 gene encoding uncharacterized protein LOC102716543 isoform X2 is translated as MESWVRPVVEAIHSSRAQAVIYLAGGASQALGWLLSVPGASGTVLEVVVPYSRASMAQLLGKMPLQFTSKQAAEDMALAAYNRALKLSGPGLQVMGVGFTGSLASSRPKHGEHRFYVSARTQNCLRTSHVTLSKGLRSREEEDKVSSYFLLKAIADACRVPATIQSDLQEPEFPKESTEQFDEDQELQQVIDGQVCMKVYHFSDSMEKNFSRKIILPGSFNPLHDGHLRLLEVASSMCDDGLPCFEISAINADKPPLSIAEIKRRVDQFRKGRM